In a genomic window of Gossypium arboreum isolate Shixiya-1 chromosome 9, ASM2569848v2, whole genome shotgun sequence:
- the LOC108456952 gene encoding uncharacterized protein LOC108456952, whose protein sequence is MGLVSVFWEILKKPTIGDVVRELLIFIAPLWVAVIVGVLVGWAWKPKWANIGREMFMDCSGSKNSAPAESSESSSSGFGSLPSLNLIKFQLSSAISWISDDGPQKDSFFLSPTLHSNCSSSQNEKEKLGFLTDDDLEHLYKLVEEKDGGPAWIHMMDKSTPTMGYQAWQRDLEIGPTQYRSRTVFDDATPEMVRDFFWDDEFRSKLKWDEMLLSAETLESSPTDGTMVVQWVRKFPFFCSDREYLIGRRIWSCGRTYYCVTKGVPYPSIPRKTKPRRVDLYYSSWCIRAAESRKGDGQLTACEVLLFHHENMGIPWEIAKLGVKLGMWGTVRKIDPGLRAYQTERASGAPLSHSASMAQINTKVTQDYLRSLESNSNDSSELETHNSSEKPGKNNIPKLVVVGGAIAVACILDRGLLTKAVIFGVARRFAKIGRRL, encoded by the exons ATGGGTTTGGTGTCGGTTTTTTGGGAGATTTTAAAGAAACCCACAATTGGAGATGTGGTGAGGGAGTTGCTGATTTTTATAGCTCCTTTATGGGTTGCTGTAATTGTTGGGGTTTTAGTTGGTTGGGCATGGAAGCCGAAGTGGGCAAATATAGGCAGGGAGATGTTCATGGATTGTTCTGGTTCTAAGAATTCGGCTCCTGCAGAATCTTCTGAGTCTTCTTCCAGTGGTTTTGGTTCCCTTCCGAGCTTGAATTTGATCAAGTTTCAGTTGTCGAGTGCTATCTCTTGGATTTCAGATGATGGGCCTCAAAAAGATTCTTTCTTTTTGTCACCTACTCTTCATTCCAATTGCAG TTCATCACAGAACGAGAAGGAAAAACTGGGTTTTCTGACAGATGATGATTTAGAGCATTTATATAAATTAGTTGAAGAAAAAGATGGAGGTCCTGCTTGGATTCACATGATGGATAAGTCCACCCCAACTATGGGATATCAGGCTTGGCAAAGAGATCTTGAG ATTGGTCCTACACAATATCGTAGCCGGACTGTTTTCGATGATGCCACTCCTGAGATGGTGAGGGATTTCTTTTGGGACGATGAATTCCGATCAAAATTGAAGTGGGATGAAATGCTTCTTAGTGCCGAAACTCTCGAGTCGTCTCCCACTGATGGCACCATGGTGGTCCAGTGGGTTCGAAAG TTTCCCTTCTTCTGCAGTGACAGAGAATACTTGATAGGTCGTCGGATTTGGTCGTGTGGTCGGACATATTACTGTGTTACAAAG GGAGTACCATATCCCTCTATTCCTAGAAAAACCAAACCTAGGCGCGTTGATTTATACTATTCAAGTTGGTGCATTCGTGCAG CTGAATCAAGGAAAGGGGATGGCCAGCTGACTGCATGCGAGGTATTACTTTTTCACCATGAAAATATGGGTATACCATGGGAAATTGCAAAGCTTGGGGTCAAGCTAGGCATGTGGGGAACTGTTAGGAAGATTGACCCTGGCTTACGTGCATATCAAACCGAAAGAGCATCGGGAGCGCCCCTTTCTCATTCAGCTTCCATGGCTCAAATAAACACCAAAGTAACTCAAGACTATCTGAGATCCTTGGAAAGCAATAGTAATGATTCATCAGAGCTTGAAACACACAATTCATCTGAGAAACCAGGGAAGAACAACATTCCCAAACTTGTAGTTGTTGGTGGGGCTATTGCTGTTGCTTGTATTCTAGATCGAGGGCTCTTAACCAAAGCTGTTATATTCGGAGTAGCCCGAAGGTTTGCAAAAATCGGAAGAAGGTTGTAA